In Persicimonas caeni, a single window of DNA contains:
- a CDS encoding right-handed parallel beta-helix repeat-containing protein gives MSTRWIVIALVGALALPACSDDDPKQNTNEQTESDAGTTDTGDLADASDTALDVTAQDADPSDAADSGQTDADIDAEVDADTPPTPDNCGPAGGAANETFDHVYEVGPGQEYADPSEVPWESLQPGSLINIHYRPEPYASKWVIATAGTAEKPVVVRGIMDGDKRPVITGENATTRTELDFWNENRGVVKIGGSSNPSGQPSHIRVENLEITGAHPSNSFVDDGGSNGTYRSNAASFYIEDGSNLTLKNCVIHGSGNGIFITANARDVLITGNHIYGNGIQGSYYEHNNYSSAVGITFEYNRFGPLCDGCGGNNLKDRSAGLVVRYNWLEGGNRQLDLVDSGKDEVKSDPSYRDTFVYGNVLVEPADDSGNRQIIHYGGDGSDQANYRKGTLHLYHNTVVSLRNDRNTLLRLSTDDETAVMRNNIIYTPESSTLSLLDNTGQLDMSYNWLPEGWINSFNGSASGTVTESDNLTGTAPGFVDLGSQDFTLASDSPARGAAGSLESEAMPVECAYEKHQDGAARESTEDLGAL, from the coding sequence ATGTCGACTCGATGGATCGTCATCGCCCTCGTGGGCGCCCTCGCCCTGCCCGCCTGCTCGGACGACGATCCGAAGCAAAATACCAATGAGCAGACAGAGTCGGATGCAGGCACCACAGACACTGGTGACCTCGCCGACGCCTCCGACACAGCGCTCGATGTGACCGCCCAAGACGCGGACCCGAGTGACGCCGCCGACAGCGGCCAAACGGACGCTGACATTGACGCCGAAGTCGACGCCGACACGCCACCAACACCCGACAACTGCGGCCCGGCGGGTGGTGCTGCGAACGAGACGTTCGACCACGTCTACGAGGTTGGGCCGGGTCAGGAGTACGCCGACCCATCGGAAGTTCCATGGGAGTCGCTGCAGCCAGGTAGCCTCATCAACATCCACTATCGGCCCGAGCCGTACGCAAGCAAGTGGGTCATCGCCACCGCCGGCACCGCCGAGAAGCCGGTGGTCGTGCGCGGCATCATGGACGGCGACAAACGACCGGTCATCACCGGCGAGAATGCCACGACACGCACCGAACTCGACTTCTGGAATGAGAACCGTGGAGTGGTCAAGATTGGGGGCTCGAGTAACCCGTCGGGTCAGCCATCTCATATTCGTGTCGAGAACCTCGAGATCACCGGAGCGCATCCTTCGAATTCCTTCGTCGATGACGGCGGGTCGAACGGCACCTACCGCAGCAACGCGGCCTCATTCTACATCGAGGACGGCTCCAACCTGACGCTGAAGAACTGTGTCATTCATGGGTCGGGCAACGGCATCTTCATCACCGCCAACGCCCGCGACGTGCTCATCACCGGCAACCACATCTACGGGAACGGCATCCAGGGAAGCTACTACGAGCACAACAACTACTCCTCGGCGGTCGGAATCACCTTCGAGTACAACCGCTTTGGCCCTCTTTGCGACGGATGCGGCGGCAACAACCTGAAGGACCGCTCGGCGGGACTGGTCGTGCGCTACAACTGGCTCGAGGGTGGTAACCGACAGCTCGACCTGGTCGACTCGGGCAAGGATGAGGTCAAAAGCGACCCGTCGTATCGCGACACCTTCGTGTACGGGAACGTCCTGGTCGAACCTGCAGACGACTCGGGCAACCGTCAGATTATCCACTACGGCGGCGACGGAAGCGACCAAGCCAACTACCGCAAAGGGACACTGCACCTGTACCACAACACAGTGGTCTCCCTTCGCAACGATCGCAACACACTGCTGAGATTGTCGACGGACGACGAGACGGCCGTGATGCGCAACAATATCATCTATACGCCGGAGAGTTCGACACTCTCGTTGCTCGATAACACGGGTCAACTCGACATGAGTTACAATTGGCTTCCGGAGGGCTGGATCAACTCATTCAACGGCTCGGCCAGCGGGACGGTCACCGAATCGGACAACCTGACGGGCACGGCGCCCGGCTTTGTCGACTTGGGCTCTCAGGACTTCACGCTGGCGTCGGACTCGCCGGCGCGCGGAGCGGCGGGGTCCTTGGAGAGCGAAGCGATGCCGGTGGAGTGTGCGTACGAGAAGCACCAAGATGGTGCGGCGCGAGAGTCGACCGAGGATCTGGGAGCATTGTAA
- a CDS encoding N-acetyltransferase, whose product MIRKLQPDEIDRAVEIWLRASIDAHSFIDREVWESGAEDMREEYLPSAENWALDHDGEVVGFFSLEGNMLAALFVDPEVQGRGFGKKLLDKAKSLHSRLVVSVYEENDRAVSFYRRHGFACADRRKDLHTEHMEWVMEWEAGQE is encoded by the coding sequence ATGATTCGAAAGCTACAGCCCGACGAGATAGACAGGGCCGTCGAAATCTGGCTGCGCGCCTCCATTGACGCTCACAGCTTCATCGACCGAGAGGTTTGGGAGTCAGGCGCCGAGGATATGCGCGAGGAGTATCTGCCTTCGGCCGAAAACTGGGCCCTGGATCACGACGGCGAGGTCGTAGGGTTCTTCTCGCTCGAAGGAAACATGCTCGCAGCCCTCTTCGTCGACCCGGAAGTCCAAGGCCGAGGCTTCGGCAAGAAGCTGCTCGACAAGGCGAAGTCGCTGCACTCTAGGCTTGTCGTGTCTGTCTACGAAGAGAACGACCGGGCTGTCTCGTTTTACAGGCGCCACGGATTCGCCTGTGCTGACCGTCGCAAGGACTTGCATACCGAGCATATGGAGTGGGTGATGGAGTGGGAGGCGGGGCAGGAGTAG